The region ATGTTTTATGATACTGGCTTGGTTGGGCAAAGGATAGTCATAAGTGCCTCCTGCAGAAATTAGCATGTCAATATTTTCTAAGGAAATACCTGCCGCTTTCATGGCATCTTCCGCTGCCCGAGCGCCCATATATCCGTTGGTTTCATCGGTTACATGATGCCGATTCTGTACCCCAGAATATTTTAGACTCCAGCCTAGCGGGATGCCGTTTTTAGTTTCTATTTCTCCTGAAGAGACTACTTTTGGCAGATAAACACCGGTTCCTTCAATTTTAACTTTTAGTCCACTCATTTTGTATTCTTCTAAATTTATTGCCTTGTGAATAATTTTTTTTGAAAGCACGCTGAATTTCAACCTCATAAATTCCTTGTGCTTTTAAAAACATTTGCAGTTTATTTTTTGCCAATTCGTAGTAGGCACTTTCTCCTATAAACAGTTCTAGTAAGGACTCGTTTTTTTGCACAACCGTGTAATTTGTAATAAGCGCATGAGCGCCAATTATTTCTCGTCTTATGAAATCTGGATATACTTTTATTTGTTTATTTTGGTAGGATGTAAAAGAGAGAACATCATCAGATCTGCCTTCAATTTTATGTATTACTTGAAATTTACTTCCACAAGCGCAAGCAGATTTTTCATGTAAAATATCATTGAGTTCATAGCGAATGATGGGTTGCGTGGTTCGGAACAGATCTGTAATAATGGGATGAAAACGTTTTTTTTCTGCATCAATATATTTTTTTTCAATGATAAGAAAGTCTTCATTAAAGTGCAGATGGCCATATTGGCAGGTGGTAGCAAGCATCCCCTCGGTGCATTGATACACCTGATGTATTTTTTGACGAAAAACACTTTGTAGGTATTCAGCATCTTCAGGTTCTAATACTTCGGCTACAGAAATAACTTTTAGGGGTGTAATCGATAAGCTACCGTTTTCTATAAAAGAAGCAAGTTCCATGAGCACACTAGGTTGTGCAACCAAAATGGTAGGCTGCAAATTATGTAACTGAGGTATGTAAAGCTGTAATTGTTTTAAAATGTCAAAAAACTCAAAATGTATTCGTTTTGATTTTACGGAGCTGTATAAATTACTATTTGCTCTTAGAAAGAAAGCGATGTTCGTTTTTTTTGTTGAGATTCCAATGACCCGATCAAGAACACAAGCTACCCAATAGGCACGCTCTTTCTGACTGGCCATAAATATACTTCTATTACCGCTGGTGCCCGATGATAAACCCACTGTAATACCCTTTATGGTAGGTGAAAAATTACGTAAATGTTCTGCTTTAGAGGCTACATCCATGGCTTCTTTTAAAGAGATGCCTTGGGTGTTTATCTCATTAAAATTTGCCATAAATTTTGCTTTATTCATGATGGGGTAGTTTTCCAAAGGGATTTTTTTGAGAACTTTTTCTTTATAAAAAGGAGATTTTAATAGATTTTGTTGCATTTTTTTCCACCGTTTTTGTTGCAATTTATGCGGCTTATTTGCAAACAACCATTTGCTTATTCTTATCCGAATTAGTGCAAATAAAATTTGAGTTTTAAAGGTCATTCATGTTGATTTTTGATTGCACCAATGGGTTTGTAGTTTTCTCACAATGGGTGGGAACAATAATGGTTTCTGGGTGGTTAAGATGATAATCTGTAATCTTTTTTAAGCTTGATTTAAATTGCTTCCATGAATAAAAGAATAGCCGAACCATGGATGAGGGAAGTACCCCTTTTTTATAAGATTCTTGCAACCAACAACTATCCGCAATTAAAAAATAAGAGCGTTTAGCGGTAGCTACTAACAACCCAATTTGCCCAGCAGCATGACCGGTTAAAGGAACTGTTATAAGATGTCCATCTCCAAATACATCGAAGCATTCTCCTAAGATTGGCAATTTAACCTTAGTCTTGTCATTAACCAATGAAATCCTTTCCATAAAATTATCTGGGACTAATTCCTTAAGAATTCCTTTCGTAAAGCCAAGAATTTTAGGAATTTTATTGAATTGCTCTACTGCTTCTTGGGAGGCATGAAAGGTGGCATTCGGAAAATCTTTAAGACCTCCGATATGATCGGCATGAAAATGACTTATCACAATATGTTTGATACTTTCTGAAGCAATTCCAGCCGCTTTCAATTGCGCTTGTACTTCTTCATTCGCTGTAATGAAAACTTTTGTTATTTGTGCATAAATTTTATCAGGATAGTGTTTTGTTGCTTTGTAAAACCGCTTAGAATATCCGGTGTCATACAAAATATAGCCTTCATTTGGGTGTTCAATCAAGCCCCACAATGCATTAAAAACAATGTCTTTTTTGCGCCCTCCAGAAATGGCATGATGCTCTTTAGACAAACAATATCCTGCGTAACCTAAATACATTTTACTATTGTTCATCTTGCTGGGTCCATTTTACGAATTCATGAATGGCTTCTTTGGTTGTTACTTTTGGTTCATACCCCAATAAGTTTTTTGCTTTTGAAATATCTAAGGTCATAGAGATAGCTAAAGTTCCTACGCCATATTGTGTTAATGTGGGCTCGGAACTGTTTGTTATCCTTGATTTTAATTCTAGCAGTTTAGCAAGTGTTTTTACGATTTTAAAAGGTACTTTTTTAACGGGTGGCTTTTTGCCTAATTGTTGCAGTACATCACGGATGACTTTCCATAGCATTATTGGTTTTCCGTTTGTGATATGATAGATTTCATTCACAGCAGCACCTTTAGCTTTAACGGCTAATACAATTGCATTTGCGGCATTCTCTACTGAAGTAAGGTCTGCCATGTTCTTACCATTTCCAATGATTTTTAACTTTCCTTCGGTATTCGCTTTTATCAGCCTTGGCATGATTACCGTATCGCCTCGGCCAATAAGTGCTCGAGGTCTTAAAATTATAAAAGGTATACCAGAATCGATTAAAAGTAATTCGGCTTTTCGCTTGGTTTTTGCATATTCATTGACAAATTTTTTAGGCAGTGGATCTTCTTCTTTTACATTAAAAGCATCTTTATATTCGAAATACAGACTCGGTGTTGAAATAAAAATAAAGCGCTTAACTCCATGTTTTTTTGCATTTTCAATCAAATTTATTTGTGTCTTTACATTGGCACTTTCAAATTGCTTTTTATCACCCCATGGTGATGATAGTGCAGCAGCATGAATAACGCAATCAATTTTCTCAAAGAGTTCATCAACGAAAGATTTGTTTTCTAAATCACCCAAAACATACGTTACTTTTTCATGCCGAATAGTATGGGTTGGTTTTAAAGTTCTGCCCGATGCAGTGATGTGTTTTATGGTCGGATCTTGAACCAAAACCTCTAAGGTTCGCCAACCTAAAAAACCAGTGGCTCCTGTGAGTAATATATGCATAGTTTTAGATATAAAGTTCTAAATCTTTTTCGATTACACTCCATGCTTCTCCGGCGAGCATTCTGTCTATGTATGGTCTCATAAGATCTAAATAGGTGTTTTTAATTTTGGGAGATTGAAAAAGAAGGTTATTGTTAAATTGATGTTTGATTGCTTTTTTATCTTGACGAAGCGCCAACAGAAATAAAGGACTTACTATCCAAACTTTAAGCCATGGCGGAACCCATCTTTTGCTTGCAGTAATTTGAGAAAAGAAATAGTTTTCGTTGCCTTTTCCAGGCACAATGATAAAACGATTGGTCATTTCTAAACCTTTCTTTGAATAGAATTCAAGATCAATGATATTGCCATCAGACAGTCTGCCATAACTATGGGTAATAAATCGGCCAAACATAGTTCCTATAATACCTGATTGGTGCGATTCTTCGGTATATTTTATTTCTACCCCGTGAGGTATAGCCCGCACTTCCGCAGTTGTTTTATGGGGTTTAGCAGCACTTCTTATAAGTCCGTTGTGCAGAAATGAAGTGTGCATAGGATCTAAAAAATTTTCTAAAATATCGGCAGTTTTACCAATAATGATGGTCTGGTAAGAAAATATTTTTCTATCGGGTAATGGCTTAGATTTCAAATAAAAAGGGCTGTTATGAGCCAAACAAACCCAAAGTAATCCATTGTGCTCATGAGTACTATAGGTTGTAAGAATGCAGGTTTTTTCTTTGTATTGTTTTTTTAGTCCTGGTATGTTTGTAACGTTCCCCGTGTAATCAAACTGCCAACCATGATAACCACACTGCAATTTTCCTCGAACGATTTTGCCTTTCGATAAAGGGTAATTTCTATGCGGACAGCAGTCTTTCTGTGCAATCCATCCTTGTTCTCCTTTATACACAACAATAGGTTGCTCAAAGAACATAAAACACTTAGGTTTTGCACTCAATTTTTTTAGAATTGCAATCGGGTACCATTGGGGTTGTGTATTCATAGAACTCTTTTGTATCCTTATAATTTATACTTTTTAATGAGGGGAACGCCAATTTTATTAGAAATAAATTGTAAAACTTTCCAAGGTAAACGTCTTTTTAAAGGTAAGTGCTTTAGATAAATAGCTGAATATTCGATCGAAGCTTGCCCACCTCTCATTCTTTTAAAACTGGGAGCACCCGAACTTAAATTCAGTAAAAGTCCTTGATCGAACTTATTCAAAAGAGCCAACTGTGCTGCATGAATATATAAACCCTCTTTTTGGGGAGCACTAACATCATACCCAACAATGGGAGAGGTGATGGTTTTATCAAGTGTAAATTGCCCTGAAAATGCTTTCAATATTTTGTTTTTGTCGATGTAGCCATGAAAATTAATAATTCCTGTTTGATGAACTTCTTTAAAATATTTTAATGTGAGTTGCGGATTTAATACAGAATATTTTTTTAAGTACAAGTCGCGATAGAGTTCAAGTGCT is a window of Polaribacter litorisediminis DNA encoding:
- a CDS encoding F390 synthetase-related protein, with protein sequence MTFKTQILFALIRIRISKWLFANKPHKLQQKRWKKMQQNLLKSPFYKEKVLKKIPLENYPIMNKAKFMANFNEINTQGISLKEAMDVASKAEHLRNFSPTIKGITVGLSSGTSGNRSIFMASQKERAYWVACVLDRVIGISTKKTNIAFFLRANSNLYSSVKSKRIHFEFFDILKQLQLYIPQLHNLQPTILVAQPSVLMELASFIENGSLSITPLKVISVAEVLEPEDAEYLQSVFRQKIHQVYQCTEGMLATTCQYGHLHFNEDFLIIEKKYIDAEKKRFHPIITDLFRTTQPIIRYELNDILHEKSACACGSKFQVIHKIEGRSDDVLSFTSYQNKQIKVYPDFIRREIIGAHALITNYTVVQKNESLLELFIGESAYYELAKNKLQMFLKAQGIYEVEIQRAFKKNYSQGNKFRRIQNEWTKS
- a CDS encoding MBL fold metallo-hydrolase; the encoded protein is MNNSKMYLGYAGYCLSKEHHAISGGRKKDIVFNALWGLIEHPNEGYILYDTGYSKRFYKATKHYPDKIYAQITKVFITANEEVQAQLKAAGIASESIKHIVISHFHADHIGGLKDFPNATFHASQEAVEQFNKIPKILGFTKGILKELVPDNFMERISLVNDKTKVKLPILGECFDVFGDGHLITVPLTGHAAGQIGLLVATAKRSYFLIADSCWLQESYKKGVLPSSMVRLFFYSWKQFKSSLKKITDYHLNHPETIIVPTHCEKTTNPLVQSKINMNDL
- a CDS encoding NAD-dependent epimerase/dehydratase family protein; this encodes MHILLTGATGFLGWRTLEVLVQDPTIKHITASGRTLKPTHTIRHEKVTYVLGDLENKSFVDELFEKIDCVIHAAALSSPWGDKKQFESANVKTQINLIENAKKHGVKRFIFISTPSLYFEYKDAFNVKEEDPLPKKFVNEYAKTKRKAELLLIDSGIPFIILRPRALIGRGDTVIMPRLIKANTEGKLKIIGNGKNMADLTSVENAANAIVLAVKAKGAAVNEIYHITNGKPIMLWKVIRDVLQQLGKKPPVKKVPFKIVKTLAKLLELKSRITNSSEPTLTQYGVGTLAISMTLDISKAKNLLGYEPKVTTKEAIHEFVKWTQQDEQ
- a CDS encoding Rieske 2Fe-2S domain-containing protein — encoded protein: MNTQPQWYPIAILKKLSAKPKCFMFFEQPIVVYKGEQGWIAQKDCCPHRNYPLSKGKIVRGKLQCGYHGWQFDYTGNVTNIPGLKKQYKEKTCILTTYSTHEHNGLLWVCLAHNSPFYLKSKPLPDRKIFSYQTIIIGKTADILENFLDPMHTSFLHNGLIRSAAKPHKTTAEVRAIPHGVEIKYTEESHQSGIIGTMFGRFITHSYGRLSDGNIIDLEFYSKKGLEMTNRFIIVPGKGNENYFFSQITASKRWVPPWLKVWIVSPLFLLALRQDKKAIKHQFNNNLLFQSPKIKNTYLDLMRPYIDRMLAGEAWSVIEKDLELYI